The nucleotide sequence TTCCTAATGACAAAAGAATTTTTGTACGAATACTTTTCATATTTTCCCCTCTTTTATCTTAATAGTCTTGTAAGAGCTTCTGAAAACTTTCATCATTTTGCAACTTATCGAAAGCTTCTTGATCATTATGGACAATCGGAAACAACAAATGAAATTTTGCCATTGTAAAATATTCAGCAAGTTCATCGTTTGAAATGACAAGGACAATTTTATTTGTTCGTTCTTTTAAATGTTTAGCCAAATTTATTAGTACACCAAAGCCAGTACTATCAATAAACATGACTTTTTCCATATTAAGAATGTAGCCTTCTGCTTCCCCTATGTCTGCTTGTAGCTTCGCTTTTACTGTCGAGGTGTTCCCATAAATAAGCTTTCCGCTAAAAGCGATTTTTTCATATTGCTGCATCCTTTCAATATTTACTCTTACCTC is from Bacillus tianshenii and encodes:
- a CDS encoding STAS domain-containing protein, producing MTNFEDQNEVRVNIERMQQYEKIAFSGKLIYGNTSTVKAKLQADIGEAEGYILNMEKVMFIDSTGFGVLINLAKHLKERTNKIVLVISNDELAEYFTMAKFHLLFPIVHNDQEAFDKLQNDESFQKLLQDY